The following proteins come from a genomic window of Streptomyces sp. GS7:
- the ssuE gene encoding NADPH-dependent FMN reductase translates to MSHVLVISGSPSATSKTEAIGDHVARRLADYEWHVGHLRVRTLPAAPLLNADATHPAIAEALEQVARADGIVLATPTYKASFSGLLKTFLDLLPQYGFQQKAVLPLATGGSIAHLLVLDYALRPVAHALGARHVVQSLFLLDEHLAWQEGRPHLLPESTRLLDDVIEQFRKSLISAS, encoded by the coding sequence GTGTCCCACGTATTGGTCATATCCGGCAGCCCGTCCGCGACTTCCAAGACCGAAGCCATCGGCGACCACGTGGCGCGACGCCTCGCCGACTACGAGTGGCACGTCGGACACCTCAGGGTCCGCACCCTGCCGGCCGCGCCACTGCTGAACGCCGACGCCACGCATCCCGCCATCGCCGAGGCCCTGGAACAGGTCGCCCGGGCCGATGGCATCGTCCTCGCCACACCGACGTACAAAGCGAGTTTCTCGGGTCTGCTCAAGACCTTCCTGGACCTGCTGCCCCAGTACGGATTCCAGCAGAAGGCCGTGCTTCCCCTGGCCACCGGCGGCAGCATCGCCCACCTCCTCGTCCTCGACTACGCCCTGCGGCCCGTGGCGCACGCGCTCGGTGCCCGGCATGTGGTGCAGAGCCTCTTCCTCCTCGACGAACACCTCGCGTGGCAGGAGGGCCGGCCGCACCTGCTCCCGGAGAGCACGCGGTTGCTCGACGACGTGATCGAACAGTTCCGCAAGTCCCTGATCTCGGCATCCTGA
- a CDS encoding nitrate/nitrite transporter, which produces MAHRPRKGKWLVDWDPEDEDAWERYGRRVARRNLVLSVLSEHIGFSVWTLWSVLVLFMSPDIGLGFDAGEKFLLVATPTVVGALLRLPYSFAVTRYGGRNWTVFATAILLVPALLALYFVQRPGTPLWVFLVIGALAGVGGGNFASSMTNLTALYPQRHQGWALGLNAGGGNLGVASVQLVGLTVVAVAGRTHPSYVAAVYLPLIVLVALLAAWRMDNVDAVRATPGTQREAARDRDTWWISLLYIGTFGSFIGYGFAFGLVLQNEFDATPLTAVGYTFLGPLLGSAARPLGGLLADRLGGARVTFWNFLGMGAGTLLLLCATRVGSFALFIAGFTALFVLSGIGNGSTYKMIPAVFSGRAEDEVTAGRDAGSAFARARRLSGAVIAIAGAIGALGGAAINITFKLSYADGTGSGAPAFLAFLGYYALCMVLIRVVYLRRKPAEHAAPTDRPEARSRV; this is translated from the coding sequence ATGGCTCACCGTCCCCGCAAGGGAAAGTGGCTCGTCGACTGGGATCCCGAGGACGAGGACGCCTGGGAGCGGTACGGCCGGCGGGTCGCGCGCCGCAATCTCGTCCTGTCCGTGCTCAGCGAACACATCGGCTTCTCCGTGTGGACGCTGTGGTCCGTCCTCGTCCTGTTCATGTCGCCCGACATCGGCCTCGGCTTCGACGCCGGAGAGAAGTTCCTCCTCGTGGCCACGCCCACCGTCGTCGGTGCCCTGCTGCGGCTGCCGTACAGCTTCGCCGTGACCCGGTACGGCGGCCGGAACTGGACCGTGTTCGCCACCGCGATCCTCCTCGTGCCGGCCCTTCTCGCGCTGTACTTCGTCCAGCGGCCCGGCACACCGCTGTGGGTGTTCCTGGTCATCGGTGCGCTGGCGGGCGTGGGCGGCGGGAACTTCGCATCGTCGATGACGAACCTCACCGCCCTGTATCCGCAGCGCCACCAGGGCTGGGCCCTCGGCCTGAACGCCGGCGGCGGGAACCTCGGCGTCGCGTCCGTGCAACTCGTCGGGCTCACCGTCGTCGCCGTGGCGGGCCGGACCCACCCGTCGTACGTCGCCGCGGTCTATCTGCCGCTGATCGTGCTCGTCGCGCTGCTCGCGGCCTGGCGGATGGACAACGTGGACGCCGTGCGGGCCACCCCGGGAACGCAGCGCGAGGCCGCCCGCGACCGGGACACCTGGTGGATCTCGCTGCTGTACATCGGCACGTTCGGCTCGTTCATCGGCTATGGCTTCGCCTTCGGCCTGGTGCTGCAGAACGAGTTCGACGCCACCCCGCTCACCGCCGTCGGCTACACCTTCCTCGGTCCACTGCTGGGCTCCGCGGCCCGGCCGCTGGGCGGGCTGCTGGCCGACCGGCTGGGCGGGGCGAGGGTGACCTTCTGGAACTTCCTCGGCATGGGCGCCGGCACCCTCCTCCTGCTCTGCGCGACCAGGGTCGGCTCCTTCGCCCTGTTCATCGCCGGCTTCACCGCCTTGTTCGTACTCAGCGGCATCGGCAACGGCTCCACGTACAAGATGATCCCCGCCGTGTTCTCGGGGCGCGCCGAGGACGAGGTCACCGCCGGCCGGGATGCCGGTTCCGCGTTCGCCCGGGCGCGCCGGCTGTCCGGGGCGGTCATCGCCATTGCCGGGGCGATCGGCGCGCTCGGCGGCGCCGCCATCAACATCACCTTCAAGCTGTCGTACGCCGACGGCACCGGCTCCGGTGCGCCCGCCTTCCTCGCCTTCCTCGGCTACTACGCCCTGTGCATGGTGCTCATCCGGGTCGTCTACCTGCGCCGGAAACCCGCCGAGCACGCAGCCCCGACCGACCGCCCCGAGGCGAGAAGCCGTGTCTGA
- a CDS encoding molybdopterin oxidoreductase family protein: MSEPPSRTPEVDTHCPYCALQCGTRLAGDRDIGVTLRPADFPVNRGRLCQKGWTAPDVLAAADRLTEPLVRAPDGHLTETTWDLALDTVAGRLRELRTRYGPDAVAVLGGGGLTNEKAYLLGKFARLALGTRNIDYNGRFCMSSAAAAGNAAFGVDRGLPFPVTDLATADAVLLAGANVAETMPPLMQHLDAAELIVIDPRHTPTAQRAKLHLQPAPGTDLALALGLLHITVVDGLADAEYIRRRTHGFESAVRRAMAWWPERVEAVTGVPASAQRTAARMLSAARNAYVLTGRGVDQHSQGTDTAAAFINLALALGLPGSGHGGYGCLTGQGNGQGGREHGQKADQLPGYRSLTDPEARAHVAGVWGVPPESLPGPGRTAYELLDSLGRDQGPRALLVFGSNPVVSAPHAARVAERLASLDLLVVADFVPSETARTADVVLPVTQWAEEEGTLTSLEGRVLRRRALLTPPPHVRTDLEVLHGLAVRLGEPPHRYPTAPRDVFDELRAASRGGRADYSGISYRRLDAGEALHWPCPDTEPAHPGTPRLFLERFAHPDGRAWFDEVDHRGPAEHTSAAYPLHATTGRVLAHYQSGAQTRRVAELHGAVPEPLISVHPDTAARAGVADRALARVTSVRGSMTGRIRLDPTMRPDTLFIPFHFPGDGRANLFTHPALDPRSGMPEFKLSAVRLERLPEATP, from the coding sequence GTGTCTGAACCACCCTCCCGCACACCGGAAGTGGACACGCACTGCCCGTACTGCGCCCTGCAATGCGGTACACGGCTGGCCGGCGACCGGGACATCGGCGTGACCCTGCGCCCGGCCGACTTCCCGGTCAACCGCGGCCGCCTGTGCCAGAAGGGCTGGACCGCGCCCGACGTCCTGGCCGCCGCCGACCGGCTGACCGAGCCGCTGGTCCGCGCGCCGGACGGCCATCTCACCGAGACCACCTGGGACCTCGCCCTCGACACGGTCGCCGGGCGGCTGCGCGAGCTGCGCACGCGGTACGGCCCCGACGCGGTGGCCGTCTTGGGGGGCGGCGGCCTCACCAACGAAAAGGCCTATCTGCTCGGCAAGTTCGCCCGGCTGGCGCTGGGCACGAGGAACATCGACTACAACGGCCGGTTCTGCATGTCGTCCGCCGCCGCGGCCGGCAACGCCGCCTTCGGCGTGGACCGCGGCCTGCCCTTCCCCGTCACCGACCTCGCGACCGCCGACGCGGTGCTGCTGGCCGGCGCCAACGTCGCCGAGACCATGCCGCCGCTGATGCAGCACCTCGACGCGGCGGAACTCATCGTCATAGACCCCAGGCACACCCCCACCGCCCAGCGAGCCAAGCTGCACCTCCAGCCCGCCCCCGGCACCGACCTCGCCCTGGCGCTCGGGCTGCTGCACATCACCGTCGTCGACGGGCTCGCCGACGCGGAGTACATCCGGCGCCGCACGCACGGCTTCGAAAGCGCCGTACGCCGGGCGATGGCGTGGTGGCCCGAGCGGGTCGAGGCCGTCACCGGCGTCCCGGCGAGCGCCCAGCGCACCGCCGCCCGGATGCTCTCGGCGGCCCGCAACGCCTACGTCCTCACCGGCCGCGGCGTCGACCAGCACAGCCAGGGCACCGACACCGCCGCGGCCTTCATCAACCTCGCCCTCGCGTTGGGCCTGCCCGGCTCCGGCCACGGCGGATACGGATGCCTGACCGGCCAGGGCAACGGCCAGGGCGGGCGCGAACACGGGCAGAAGGCCGACCAGTTGCCCGGCTACCGCTCCCTCACCGACCCCGAGGCCCGCGCCCACGTCGCCGGCGTCTGGGGCGTGCCGCCCGAGTCGCTCCCCGGCCCCGGGCGCACCGCGTACGAACTCCTGGACTCCCTCGGCCGCGACCAGGGGCCGCGCGCCCTGCTGGTGTTCGGGTCGAACCCCGTCGTCTCCGCACCGCACGCCGCGCGCGTGGCCGAGCGGCTGGCCTCGCTGGACCTGCTGGTGGTGGCCGACTTCGTCCCCTCGGAGACCGCCCGCACGGCCGACGTCGTACTGCCGGTCACCCAGTGGGCCGAGGAGGAGGGCACGCTGACCAGCCTGGAGGGCCGGGTGCTGCGCCGCCGCGCCCTGCTGACGCCGCCCCCGCACGTCCGCACCGATCTGGAGGTCCTGCACGGCCTCGCCGTGCGGCTCGGCGAACCCCCGCACCGCTACCCGACCGCCCCGAGGGACGTCTTCGACGAACTCCGCGCGGCATCCCGGGGCGGACGCGCCGACTACTCCGGCATCAGCTACCGGCGCCTGGACGCCGGGGAGGCCCTGCACTGGCCCTGCCCCGACACCGAGCCCGCGCACCCCGGTACGCCCCGGCTCTTCCTGGAGCGGTTCGCGCACCCCGACGGCCGGGCGTGGTTCGACGAGGTCGACCACCGCGGGCCCGCCGAGCACACCAGTGCCGCGTACCCGCTGCACGCCACCACCGGCCGGGTCCTCGCGCACTACCAGTCCGGGGCGCAGACCCGGCGCGTCGCCGAACTGCACGGCGCCGTACCCGAGCCGTTGATCTCCGTCCACCCCGACACCGCCGCCCGCGCCGGAGTCGCCGACCGCGCCCTCGCCCGCGTCACCTCTGTCCGCGGCAGCATGACAGGCCGGATCCGGCTCGACCCGACGATGCGCCCGGACACCCTCTTCATACCGTTCCACTTTCCGGGCGACGGCCGCGCCAACCTCTTCACCCACCCCGCCCTCGACCCCCGCAGTGGCATGCCCGAATTCAAGCTGAGCGCCGTACGCCTCGAACGGCTCCCGGAGGCCACGCCATGA
- a CDS encoding NAD(P)/FAD-dependent oxidoreductase — translation MSRILVVGGGPAGHRLAGRLRHHGHPGPVTILGAEPEPAYHRPLLSYVLSGRAAPEALRLPALPGVEAHSGAPVTHIDRVRREVRTSEAVHGYDILVLATGARADVPDIRGARSPGVTVLRTAADCARITGEAVVVLGGGPLGVETAAALTARGTATTLVCAGPHPLHDRLGEAASGMLTEALERAGVTVLAGRTVTGREPGSVLLDDGVRLPADTLALCTGAHPDVGLARAAGLRVRTGIVVDDRLRTSDPRIHAIGDCAEHEGRAVAGIEAAWAQADSLALILTGQDASAHRSTPAVFRLRTDIAEVACVGAPDAFADPALRRLTFVDRDGGRYARLALRGEHLVAAALFGLPDAIASVGELHRKGRVLPSDRLGLLLGGPPQPASTDLDPPEDALICLCNSVQRQSLAKAWRAGARTVTALATATRATTGCGGCGREVAELCARWAREMRHDGEQTP, via the coding sequence ATGAGCCGGATCCTCGTCGTCGGAGGCGGCCCCGCCGGCCACCGCCTCGCCGGCCGACTGCGCCACCACGGCCACCCGGGGCCCGTCACGATCCTCGGCGCCGAACCGGAACCCGCCTACCACCGGCCCCTGCTGTCGTACGTCCTCTCCGGCCGGGCCGCCCCCGAAGCACTGCGCCTGCCGGCCCTGCCCGGCGTCGAGGCGCACTCCGGCGCGCCCGTCACCCACATCGACCGGGTGCGCCGCGAGGTACGCACGTCCGAGGCCGTCCACGGATACGACATCTTGGTCCTCGCCACCGGAGCACGCGCCGACGTGCCGGACATCCGCGGTGCGCGGAGCCCCGGCGTGACCGTGCTGCGTACCGCGGCAGACTGCGCACGGATCACGGGGGAAGCCGTGGTCGTCCTCGGCGGCGGGCCGCTGGGCGTGGAGACCGCCGCCGCCCTGACCGCCCGCGGCACCGCCACCACCCTGGTCTGCGCCGGCCCGCACCCCCTCCACGACCGGCTCGGCGAGGCGGCCTCCGGCATGCTCACCGAGGCCCTGGAACGCGCGGGCGTCACCGTGCTCGCCGGGCGTACCGTCACCGGGCGCGAGCCCGGCAGCGTGCTTCTCGACGACGGGGTCCGGCTGCCCGCCGACACCCTTGCCCTGTGCACCGGGGCGCACCCTGACGTGGGCCTCGCCCGGGCGGCCGGACTCAGGGTCCGTACCGGAATCGTCGTCGACGACCGGCTGCGTACCAGCGACCCGCGCATCCACGCCATCGGCGACTGCGCCGAGCACGAGGGCCGGGCCGTGGCCGGCATCGAGGCCGCCTGGGCCCAGGCCGACAGCCTCGCCCTCATCCTCACCGGGCAGGACGCGTCCGCGCACCGGAGCACGCCCGCGGTGTTCCGGCTGCGCACCGACATCGCCGAGGTGGCCTGCGTAGGCGCACCGGACGCCTTCGCGGATCCCGCCCTGCGCCGCCTCACCTTCGTCGACCGGGACGGCGGGCGATACGCCAGGCTCGCGCTGCGCGGTGAACACCTCGTCGCCGCCGCGCTGTTCGGCCTGCCGGACGCCATCGCCTCCGTAGGCGAGCTCCACCGAAAAGGCCGGGTGCTGCCCTCCGACCGCCTAGGGCTGCTCCTCGGCGGGCCGCCGCAGCCGGCGTCGACGGATCTCGACCCGCCCGAGGATGCCTTGATCTGTCTGTGCAACAGCGTGCAGCGCCAGTCCCTGGCCAAAGCATGGCGGGCCGGCGCCCGTACGGTCACCGCGCTCGCCACCGCCACCCGGGCCACGACCGGCTGCGGCGGCTGCGGCCGTGAGGTGGCGGAGCTGTGCGCCCGATGGGCACGCGAGATGCGGCACGACGGGGAGCAGACCCCATGA
- a CDS encoding NAD(P)/FAD-dependent oxidoreductase encodes MTRVLVVAGHGMTGHRLADQLLALDTARDWRIVILAEEPHPAYDRMALSTYLAGRSRDELTLADRDFLTDPRVELRLASPVVRADRAAHTVVTKGGDRIRYDVLVLATGSRPFVPPVPGRDLKHCFVYRTFEDLDAIRRTVRPGGQGVVVGGGLLGLEAAHALSRLGVRPHVVEAAPHLMPAQLDAEAAEVLHRHAAGLGLRLHCGTVVAKVHARSGGTVRAVTLGDGTTLDAGLVVFAAGIRPRDELAGPLDLARGERGGFLVDAYCRTADPHIWAIGECAAVQGRCHGLVAPGYAMAESVATQLTGRDAEPFDRADGATTLKLLGVHMATFGTTTHSGDLRPVEVAFADGTTRYAKIFLRPDTGTLLGGILAGDTGSRSRLGSFVGRRPPADLEQLLLP; translated from the coding sequence ATGACCCGGGTCCTGGTGGTCGCCGGACACGGGATGACCGGACACCGGCTCGCCGACCAGTTGCTCGCCCTGGACACGGCACGCGACTGGCGCATCGTGATCCTCGCCGAGGAACCCCACCCCGCCTACGACCGCATGGCCCTGTCCACCTATCTGGCCGGCCGCAGCAGGGACGAACTGACCCTCGCCGACCGGGACTTCCTCACCGATCCCCGTGTGGAGCTGCGCCTGGCGTCGCCCGTCGTCCGCGCCGACCGCGCGGCACACACGGTCGTGACGAAGGGCGGCGACCGGATCCGCTACGACGTCCTGGTCCTGGCCACCGGCTCCCGCCCCTTCGTCCCTCCGGTACCCGGCCGGGACCTCAAGCACTGCTTCGTCTACCGCACCTTCGAGGACCTGGACGCGATCCGCCGCACGGTACGCCCCGGCGGTCAGGGTGTGGTGGTCGGCGGCGGTCTGCTCGGCCTGGAGGCGGCGCACGCCCTGAGCCGACTGGGCGTGCGCCCGCACGTCGTGGAGGCGGCACCCCACCTGATGCCCGCTCAACTCGACGCCGAAGCCGCCGAGGTGCTGCACCGGCACGCCGCCGGACTCGGCCTGCGCCTGCACTGCGGCACCGTGGTCGCAAAGGTGCACGCCCGGTCCGGTGGCACGGTGCGCGCCGTCACGCTCGGCGACGGTACGACACTGGACGCGGGCCTGGTCGTCTTCGCCGCGGGGATCCGGCCGCGGGACGAGCTGGCCGGACCGCTCGACCTGGCACGCGGCGAACGCGGCGGCTTCCTCGTCGACGCCTACTGCCGTACCGCTGACCCGCACATCTGGGCCATCGGCGAGTGCGCCGCCGTACAGGGCCGTTGCCACGGCCTGGTCGCCCCCGGATACGCCATGGCCGAGTCCGTGGCGACCCAGCTGACGGGCCGGGACGCGGAGCCCTTCGACCGGGCCGACGGCGCCACGACGCTCAAGCTCCTCGGCGTACACATGGCCACCTTCGGCACCACGACGCACTCGGGGGACCTCCGGCCGGTCGAGGTGGCCTTCGCCGACGGCACCACCCGCTACGCCAAAATCTTCCTGCGGCCGGACACCGGCACTCTGCTCGGCGGCATTCTCGCGGGCGATACCGGGTCCCGCTCCCGGCTCGGCTCCTTCGTCGGCCGCCGGCCGCCGGCGGACCTGGAGCAGCTGCTGCTGCCCTGA
- a CDS encoding MFS transporter, which produces MSRNKSIVLLSVGHACVDVYQGAVAALVPFFVAERAYTYAAASGIVLAASLLSSVVQPLFGALTDRHSMPWLLPASTVLGGLGVALSGVSGSYALTLLFVALSGIGVAAYHPESARVARVASKGSHSSMGWFSLGGNVGFAAAPLLVSVVIATGGLRFSPLLILPALVGSVLTLPVLRALDKAPSTDGGKGAAEGRNDWVSFVRLSLAVVCRSIAFIGMSTFVAFHVREQTGGGTAAGTVALFVLYLGGAVGTVVGSKLAHRWDRVTVVSMSYLITVAAIAGVVFVPGPAIYLFVALTSIGLYVPFSLQVTLAQDYLPTRVGTASGVTLGLMVSVGGLTSPLIGSIADATSLRTALMPLIVMPALSWLLFRTLPEPAVPKLLLGEGGEEAAQETAETAQETGKHSTERSSL; this is translated from the coding sequence ATGTCAAGGAACAAGTCGATCGTTCTGCTGTCGGTCGGACATGCCTGTGTGGACGTCTACCAGGGCGCCGTGGCGGCCCTGGTCCCGTTCTTCGTTGCCGAGCGTGCCTACACCTACGCCGCGGCCTCGGGCATCGTCCTCGCCGCCAGCCTGCTGTCCTCGGTGGTGCAGCCCTTATTCGGCGCGCTCACCGACCGGCACTCCATGCCCTGGCTGCTGCCGGCGAGCACGGTCCTCGGCGGGCTCGGCGTGGCCCTGAGCGGGGTCAGCGGCTCGTACGCGCTCACGCTGCTCTTCGTGGCACTGTCCGGCATCGGGGTCGCCGCGTACCATCCGGAGTCCGCTCGGGTCGCACGGGTCGCCAGCAAGGGCAGCCACAGCTCCATGGGCTGGTTCTCCCTGGGCGGCAACGTCGGATTCGCGGCGGCTCCTCTCCTGGTCTCCGTCGTGATCGCCACGGGCGGGCTGCGGTTCTCCCCGCTGCTGATCCTGCCCGCGCTGGTCGGCAGCGTGCTGACGCTGCCGGTGCTGAGGGCGCTGGACAAGGCGCCGTCCACCGACGGCGGCAAGGGCGCCGCGGAGGGGCGGAACGACTGGGTGTCGTTCGTGCGGCTGTCGCTGGCGGTGGTGTGCCGGTCGATCGCCTTCATCGGTATGAGTACCTTCGTCGCCTTCCACGTCCGGGAGCAGACGGGCGGCGGGACGGCGGCGGGGACGGTCGCGCTGTTCGTGCTCTATCTCGGCGGTGCCGTCGGCACGGTCGTCGGCAGCAAGCTGGCCCACCGCTGGGACCGGGTCACGGTGGTGAGCATGTCGTACCTGATCACGGTCGCGGCCATTGCCGGCGTGGTGTTCGTGCCCGGCCCGGCGATCTACCTGTTCGTGGCGCTGACCTCGATCGGCCTGTACGTCCCGTTCTCGCTGCAGGTCACGCTCGCCCAGGACTATCTGCCCACGCGCGTCGGAACGGCCAGCGGGGTCACCCTCGGCCTCATGGTCAGCGTCGGCGGTCTGACCAGTCCCCTCATCGGCAGCATCGCCGACGCCACCTCGCTGCGCACGGCCCTGATGCCGCTGATCGTGATGCCCGCCCTGAGCTGGCTGCTGTTCCGCACCCTGCCCGAACCGGCCGTGCCGAAGCTGCTGTTGGGAGAGGGCGGCGAGGAAGCGGCGCAGGAGACCGCGGAGACCGCGCAGGAGACCGGGAAACACTCCACCGAGCGCAGCAGCCTCTGA
- a CDS encoding AraC family transcriptional regulator has translation MKNIRHESVAPTSARWLAPGTGIDAHRHDDHQLVYAGRGVLAVTTGAGSWTAPATRAIWVPAGTVHSHRAHGELELHLVGLPADTNPIDLDQPTVLSVSPLLRELILTCTRDPADDSPERRRLRAVLCDQLRVSPQQPLHVPAPAAPQLRTLCEILHADPADNRTLAALGRQVGASDRTLSRLFKADLGMTFPQWRTQLRLSHALVLLAEDTPVTVVAHRCGWSSASAFIDVFRRAFGHTPGRSADAARTMGRNG, from the coding sequence ATGAAGAATATCCGCCATGAGTCAGTGGCACCGACCAGCGCCCGCTGGCTGGCTCCGGGCACAGGGATCGACGCCCACCGGCACGACGACCACCAGCTCGTTTACGCGGGCCGGGGCGTGCTCGCCGTCACGACCGGCGCCGGCTCCTGGACGGCCCCGGCCACCCGGGCGATCTGGGTGCCGGCCGGCACCGTGCACTCCCACCGGGCGCACGGCGAGCTGGAACTGCACCTGGTCGGCCTCCCTGCGGACACCAACCCGATCGACCTCGACCAGCCCACCGTGCTGAGTGTCAGTCCGCTGCTGAGGGAACTGATCCTCACCTGCACCCGCGACCCGGCGGACGACAGCCCGGAACGTCGGCGCCTGCGTGCCGTCCTGTGCGACCAGCTGCGAGTCTCACCCCAGCAGCCTCTGCACGTCCCGGCGCCGGCCGCACCGCAACTCAGGACGCTGTGCGAGATCCTGCACGCCGACCCGGCCGACAACCGCACCCTGGCCGCCCTGGGCAGACAGGTCGGCGCCAGCGACCGCACACTGTCACGGCTGTTCAAGGCCGACCTCGGCATGACGTTCCCGCAGTGGCGCACTCAACTGCGGCTCTCCCACGCCCTGGTGCTGCTCGCCGAGGACACGCCGGTGACGGTGGTGGCGCACCGGTGTGGCTGGTCCTCAGCCAGCGCGTTCATCGACGTCTTCCGCCGCGCCTTCGGCCACACACCGGGCCGCTCCGCGGACGCGGCGCGGACGATGGGACGGAACGGGTAG
- a CDS encoding SGNH/GDSL hydrolase family protein — MIVAMGDSYSSGEGASEGNRDYYPETNYRKVNNEKTRDACHRSHYAWSRQAKLPGESQSIGYLDDNSDFDMDYHLIACSGARTYNVLSKVQDSGGELPQIDQGYLDENTTLVTISIGGNDARFSDIIQKCLISFGGGNCKDKTFDKPDDDVHGRDQKFLGQPLENAAPGIINEIVRPDITQTLYQIHALAPNAKIALMGYPPLISDKGSCLNISIIGLPVIGLTEDSTAWLNSTADTLATAMQGAADDAKKQGVPVWFSNPKNDFEGQAVCGDPEQVHGIVKTLTASDDPIKDWPLINKYGLSAQSFHPKIGGARLYANSLERTMAGMGL, encoded by the coding sequence ATGATCGTCGCCATGGGCGACTCCTACTCCTCCGGCGAAGGCGCCTCCGAAGGAAACCGCGACTATTACCCTGAAACCAACTACCGCAAAGTCAACAACGAAAAGACCCGCGACGCCTGCCACCGCTCCCACTACGCCTGGTCACGGCAGGCCAAACTTCCCGGCGAGTCCCAGTCGATCGGATACCTCGACGACAACTCGGACTTCGACATGGACTACCACCTCATCGCCTGCTCCGGAGCCCGCACCTACAACGTCCTGAGCAAGGTCCAGGACAGCGGTGGTGAACTCCCGCAGATCGACCAGGGCTACCTCGACGAAAACACCACCCTGGTCACCATCTCCATCGGCGGCAACGACGCCCGCTTCTCCGACATCATCCAGAAGTGCCTGATCTCCTTCGGAGGCGGCAACTGCAAGGACAAGACGTTCGACAAGCCGGACGACGACGTCCACGGCCGGGACCAGAAGTTCCTCGGACAGCCACTGGAGAACGCCGCCCCCGGCATCATCAACGAAATCGTCCGACCCGACATCACCCAGACCCTCTACCAGATCCACGCGCTCGCCCCGAACGCGAAGATCGCCCTCATGGGCTACCCGCCCCTGATCTCCGACAAGGGCTCCTGCCTCAACATCAGCATCATCGGCCTGCCCGTCATCGGCCTGACCGAAGACTCCACCGCATGGCTCAACAGCACAGCCGACACCCTCGCCACCGCCATGCAAGGCGCAGCCGACGACGCCAAGAAGCAGGGCGTACCCGTCTGGTTCTCCAACCCCAAGAACGACTTCGAGGGCCAGGCGGTATGCGGTGACCCCGAACAGGTCCACGGCATAGTGAAGACCCTCACCGCATCCGACGATCCGATCAAGGACTGGCCGCTCATCAACAAGTACGGCCTCTCCGCCCAGTCGTTCCACCCCAAGATCGGAGGAGCCCGCCTCTACGCGAACTCCCTGGAACGCACCATGGCAGGCATGGGCCTGTAG
- a CDS encoding golvesin C-terminal-like domain-containing protein, whose product MTINGTWTDPETLGWARVLVHLPGTGAQTRQAKYRVLNTDSHSPERVVEQRAGRWVSLGVFHFNGTPKVELSNNTKDGTADEDIAWGPSPSSPFPVSRRT is encoded by the coding sequence ATGACCATCAACGGCACCTGGACCGACCCCGAAACCCTCGGATGGGCCCGCGTCCTGGTCCACCTCCCCGGCACCGGCGCACAGACCCGCCAGGCGAAATACAGGGTCCTCAATACCGACAGTCACAGCCCAGAACGCGTCGTCGAGCAGCGCGCAGGCCGATGGGTCAGCCTCGGTGTCTTCCACTTCAACGGAACGCCCAAGGTCGAGCTGTCCAACAACACCAAAGACGGCACCGCAGACGAAGACATCGCCTGGGGGCCGTCGCCTTCCAGCCCCTTTCCGGTAAGCCGAAGAACATGA